In Methanocaldococcus lauensis, a single genomic region encodes these proteins:
- a CDS encoding V4R domain-containing protein, producing MNKNLLMKKIGENIDNLIQNNPPKRSLGDLIPLSIFQAVRIGILTTGCGIEAIIYNIGKDIGKNVISNYINGNSLNEILKDFAEILKKAKIGKLEIEKINEKENEIILILKECVSCYNAPNVGTTLCHFEAGLISGTLEKLLKRKVKVIETKCCGKGDEYCEFYVKIGEKIYW from the coding sequence ATGAATAAGAATTTATTGATGAAAAAAATTGGGGAAAATATAGATAATTTAATACAAAACAATCCTCCAAAGAGAAGTTTAGGGGACTTAATTCCATTATCAATATTTCAAGCGGTTAGAATAGGTATTTTAACTACTGGCTGTGGTATTGAGGCAATTATATACAACATAGGTAAAGATATTGGAAAGAATGTAATATCAAATTATATTAATGGAAATAGTTTAAATGAAATATTAAAAGATTTTGCTGAAATCTTAAAAAAGGCAAAGATTGGAAAATTAGAAATTGAAAAAATAAATGAAAAAGAAAATGAAATAATTTTAATATTGAAGGAGTGTGTTTCTTGCTACAATGCCCCAAATGTTGGAACTACACTGTGTCATTTTGAGGCAGGATTAATTAGTGGAACCTTAGAGAAGTTATTAAAAAGAAAAGTTAAAGTTATTGAAACGAAGTGTTGTGGAAAGGGGGATGAATATTGTGAATTTTATGTAAAAATTGGAGAAAAAATTTATTGGTAA
- a CDS encoding AtpZ/AtpI family protein has product MKFRDIAFEFVFCIVMGIMVGYIIGKDTNNMVYVVIGLFVGVLVGFVRFFKFVKSYK; this is encoded by the coding sequence ATGAAGTTTAGAGACATTGCCTTTGAATTTGTCTTTTGTATTGTTATGGGTATTATGGTTGGTTATATTATAGGGAAAGATACTAACAATATGGTTTATGTGGTTATAGGTTTATTTGTTGGTGTCTTAGTAGGATTTGTAAGGTTTTTTAAATTTGTAAAGAGTTATAAGTAG
- a CDS encoding RNA-guided pseudouridylation complex pseudouridine synthase subunit Cbf5, with translation MSSGEILCKKTKVEDELIVREESETNWEYGSNPYERKIEDLIKYGVVVIDKPRGPTSHEVSTWVKKILNLNKAGHGGTLDPKVTGVLPVALERATKTIPMWHLPPKEYVCLMHLHRDASEDDILRVFKEFTGKIYQRPPLKAAVKRRLRIRKIYELELLDKEGRDVLFRVKCQSGTYIRKLCEDLGEALGTSAHMQELRRTKSGCFEEKDAVYLHDLLDAYHFWKEDGDEEELRKIIKPMEYGLRHLKKVVVKDSAVDAICHGADVYVRGISKLSKGIGKGETVLVETLKGEAIGVGKALMSTKEIVKAEKGVAVDMERVYMDRGTYPRMWKRKK, from the coding sequence ATAAGTAGTGGTGAGATTTTGTGTAAAAAAACAAAGGTTGAGGATGAATTAATAGTAAGAGAAGAATCAGAAACTAATTGGGAGTATGGTTCTAATCCATACGAGAGAAAGATAGAAGATTTAATAAAGTATGGCGTTGTAGTTATAGATAAACCGAGGGGCCCAACATCTCACGAGGTTTCTACTTGGGTAAAAAAAATATTGAATTTAAATAAGGCAGGACACGGTGGGACATTAGATCCAAAGGTTACTGGTGTTTTGCCAGTGGCATTAGAGAGAGCGACAAAAACAATTCCTATGTGGCATTTACCTCCAAAGGAGTATGTTTGTTTGATGCATTTACATAGGGATGCTTCAGAAGATGATATATTAAGAGTATTTAAAGAATTCACTGGCAAAATTTATCAAAGACCTCCATTAAAGGCGGCAGTTAAAAGAAGATTAAGGATAAGAAAGATTTATGAATTAGAATTATTAGATAAAGAGGGGAGAGATGTATTATTTAGAGTTAAATGCCAATCTGGGACTTATATAAGAAAGCTATGTGAAGATCTTGGAGAGGCTTTAGGGACATCTGCACATATGCAAGAACTAAGGAGAACTAAAAGTGGATGTTTTGAAGAAAAAGATGCTGTATATTTACATGATCTATTAGATGCTTATCATTTTTGGAAGGAAGATGGTGATGAGGAAGAGTTAAGGAAAATAATTAAACCAATGGAGTATGGTTTAAGGCATTTAAAGAAGGTTGTTGTTAAAGATTCAGCAGTAGATGCAATATGCCATGGAGCAGATGTTTATGTTAGAGGAATCTCTAAGTTAAGTAAAGGTATTGGGAAGGGAGAGACAGTTTTAGTTGAAACTCTAAAAGGGGAAGCTATTGGCGTAGGAAAAGCTTTAATGAGCACAAAAGAAATAGTAAAGGCAGAAAAAGGTGTTGCTGTAGATATGGAAAGAGTTTATATGGATAGAGGAACTTACCCAAGAATGTGGAAGAGGAAGAAGTAA
- a CDS encoding DUF505 family protein yields MFLKKRHLEILREMKKTDVQEEIRKKLPEDFKSRILELFILGFVELEDGKITFTDAGKKLMEIVDKLNIEELPDVFVDTEIIKILQLSEETNYIPENWKVLLKERQMLDENENLNEIGKEILKIFTETHPVLYLTKEIIDFINKIPKISTLEDLITHKNTVEYGDNIVNALQAMRMLYISPRTERGQAYTTTKTADLALKILSYVKVFNRPLILKGSDIELLKSGGTSKELDEMGFHDEKGVTELGNAMIDTYESMGIVEEKTLPIYVLDDEIKVLEGLLKLEEINKHTPDILPTYSEIQRRVDVEDLGEILHTLESKELIERKFMKNKDTYWVTNWGRTIVELGVVTTEGMKAITYSLSGDVPIAEWVLAGKEEGLIKKGVTQKGHTMIKFSKSIKRKPYLTKYDIAILLKVPKGKYIHKDEVIKLVQDLVGGDEKAIIKAIGEAESKGFIVELQNKIIKLTDLGTDVKTAIEYAKIDELLSTKFGITPTTFNILKVIYNNLDKFNKIWKESREERGYKEDEIKLIKKNLSLSEEEIHKALVILRALGFLGKKSITKAGEILVKAYEKLYA; encoded by the coding sequence ATGTTTTTAAAGAAGAGACATCTCGAAATTTTAAGAGAAATGAAAAAAACAGATGTTCAAGAGGAAATTAGAAAGAAATTACCAGAAGACTTTAAAAGTAGAATCCTTGAATTGTTTATCTTAGGATTTGTAGAATTAGAAGATGGAAAAATAACATTTACAGATGCTGGAAAAAAGCTTATGGAAATCGTTGATAAATTAAACATTGAAGAATTGCCAGATGTTTTCGTCGATACTGAGATAATAAAGATATTACAACTATCTGAGGAAACTAATTACATTCCAGAAAATTGGAAAGTTTTACTTAAAGAGAGACAGATGTTAGATGAAAATGAAAATTTAAATGAAATTGGAAAAGAAATACTAAAAATATTTACAGAAACACATCCAGTTCTATACTTAACAAAAGAAATTATTGACTTTATAAACAAAATCCCTAAAATTAGTACATTAGAAGATTTGATTACTCACAAAAACACTGTAGAGTATGGAGATAATATTGTTAATGCACTCCAAGCAATGAGAATGCTTTATATATCTCCAAGAACTGAAAGAGGACAGGCATATACAACAACAAAAACAGCAGATTTAGCATTAAAAATATTGTCTTATGTTAAAGTATTTAATAGACCATTAATTTTAAAGGGTAGTGATATTGAATTACTAAAATCAGGAGGAACTTCAAAAGAACTTGATGAAATGGGCTTTCACGATGAGAAAGGAGTTACAGAGTTAGGTAATGCAATGATAGATACTTATGAGTCTATGGGAATCGTTGAAGAAAAAACTTTGCCAATTTATGTATTGGATGATGAGATAAAGGTTTTAGAAGGATTACTTAAATTAGAAGAAATTAATAAACACACACCAGATATTTTACCAACATACAGTGAAATTCAGAGAAGAGTAGATGTTGAAGACCTTGGAGAAATTTTGCACACTCTTGAATCTAAAGAACTAATAGAAAGAAAGTTTATGAAAAATAAAGATACATACTGGGTTACAAACTGGGGTAGAACAATAGTAGAGTTAGGAGTCGTTACAACTGAGGGTATGAAGGCAATAACTTACTCTTTAAGTGGAGATGTCCCTATAGCTGAGTGGGTTTTAGCAGGTAAGGAAGAAGGTTTAATAAAAAAAGGAGTTACTCAAAAAGGACATACAATGATTAAATTCTCAAAGAGTATTAAGAGAAAGCCCTATTTAACTAAATATGATATTGCAATACTTTTAAAGGTTCCAAAGGGGAAATATATACATAAAGATGAAGTTATAAAATTAGTCCAAGATCTTGTAGGAGGAGATGAAAAGGCTATAATTAAGGCTATTGGAGAAGCAGAATCTAAAGGATTCATTGTAGAATTACAAAATAAAATTATAAAACTTACAGACCTTGGAACAGATGTTAAAACAGCAATAGAATATGCAAAAATTGATGAACTTCTATCAACAAAGTTTGGTATTACTCCAACAACATTTAACATATTAAAAGTAATTTACAATAATTTAGATAAATTTAATAAAATTTGGAAGGAAAGTAGAGAAGAGAGAGGTTATAAGGAGGATGAAATAAAACTCATTAAAAAGAATCTTAGTTTAAGTGAAGAAGAAATTCATAAAGCTCTTGTTATTTTAAGAGCTTTAGGATTCCTTGGTAAAAAAAGTATTACAAAAGCAGGAGAAATCTTAGTTAAGGCTTATGAAAAATTATATGCTTAG
- a CDS encoding 2,3-bisphosphoglycerate-independent phosphoglycerate mutase, producing the protein MMKEKCVIFIIDGLGDRPNEKGLTPLKEAKTPTMDRMAKEGICGLMNAIDIGIRPGSDTAHLSILGYNPYEVYTGRGPLEAYGVGLNLKEGDIAFRCNFATVDENFVVLDRRAGRISPEEAEELEKEIDGLEIDGVKVIFKSSKGYRGALILRGEGLSYKVSDGDPHEEGVKVNEIKPLDDSEEAKKTAEILNKLLKIVYERLNNHPINIERRKKGLPPANIILPRGAGIVPKIEKFSEKYNMRGACICGTGLIKGIAKMIGLDCIEVEGATGTPNTNFMGKAKALVEALKEYDFVLVNVKGADEASHDGNYNLKKEVIEKIDKMLSYVLEHINKDEVYFVLTGDHSTPIEMKDHSADPVPIVIWGKSVRTDDVKEFNEFSCAKGALHWIKGEHVMKILLDLTGRNEKFGA; encoded by the coding sequence ATGATGAAAGAGAAGTGCGTTATATTTATTATAGATGGACTTGGAGATAGACCAAATGAAAAAGGATTAACTCCTTTAAAGGAGGCTAAAACTCCAACAATGGATAGAATGGCTAAGGAGGGAATTTGTGGGTTAATGAACGCTATTGATATTGGAATAAGACCTGGAAGTGATACTGCTCACTTATCTATTTTGGGTTATAATCCTTACGAAGTTTATACTGGAAGGGGCCCATTAGAAGCTTATGGCGTTGGTCTAAATTTAAAAGAGGGAGATATTGCTTTTAGATGCAATTTTGCCACGGTTGATGAAAATTTTGTTGTTTTAGATAGAAGAGCTGGAAGAATTAGTCCAGAAGAGGCTGAAGAATTAGAAAAAGAAATTGATGGCTTAGAAATTGATGGAGTTAAGGTTATTTTTAAATCATCTAAGGGATATAGAGGGGCTTTAATTTTAAGAGGAGAGGGATTGTCATATAAAGTAAGTGACGGAGATCCTCACGAAGAGGGAGTCAAAGTTAATGAAATAAAACCGTTGGATGATTCTGAAGAGGCTAAAAAAACAGCGGAAATTTTAAATAAGTTATTGAAAATTGTTTATGAAAGATTAAATAATCATCCAATAAACATAGAAAGAAGAAAAAAAGGATTGCCTCCTGCTAATATAATACTACCAAGAGGTGCTGGAATAGTTCCAAAAATAGAGAAGTTTTCTGAAAAATATAATATGAGAGGAGCCTGTATCTGCGGAACTGGTCTTATAAAAGGAATAGCTAAAATGATTGGCTTAGATTGTATAGAAGTTGAAGGAGCTACTGGAACTCCTAACACTAATTTTATGGGCAAGGCTAAGGCGTTAGTAGAGGCATTAAAAGAATATGATTTTGTTTTGGTAAATGTTAAAGGAGCTGATGAGGCAAGTCATGATGGTAATTACAATCTTAAAAAAGAAGTTATAGAAAAAATAGACAAAATGCTATCTTATGTATTAGAGCATATTAATAAGGATGAGGTTTATTTTGTATTAACTGGGGATCACTCCACACCTATAGAGATGAAAGATCACTCAGCCGATCCAGTTCCAATAGTTATTTGGGGTAAAAGTGTTAGAACTGACGATGTTAAAGAATTCAATGAATTTAGTTGTGCAAAAGGAGCATTGCATTGGATTAAAGGAGAGCATGTAATGAAGATATTGTTAGATTTAACTGGAAGAAATGAAAAGTTTGGAGCATAA
- a CDS encoding glycoside hydrolase family 57 protein — protein sequence MLITFTFEVHQPHRLYKNINKKGNNLWERYVDTNLNKEVFNKVANKCYIPANELILELIDEYDFKVNYSITGCFIEQCLEFNEYVLDLFKDLVKTGNVELIAETYHHSLSSLYENEEEFIEDIELHKKLYKDVFGVKPKIFRNTELIYNNRIAKISKDLGFEAIFTEGTEKILSWRSPNYLYQSPDGMKILLRNYRLSDDIGFRFSARDWDQYPLTADKYALWLASTPGEVINIYMDYETFGEHHWKESGIFEFLRYLPIEISKHEHLEVVNVNEVVKKLKPRGEIYVHEFATISWADTERDVSAWLGNKMQKISFEKLKEIGEFIKENKDKLKKSEKFDEIYKIYKILQTSDNFYYQCTKGFGDMDVHMYFSHFDSPFDAYASYLNILYDFEYYYIKDEMKKLNNRSDYDSKEKLIVNNDIEIKNINDNNSKECIEKNEEPKDENDKFIIA from the coding sequence ATGTTAATAACATTCACTTTCGAAGTTCATCAGCCACACAGATTATATAAGAATATTAATAAAAAAGGAAATAATTTATGGGAAAGATATGTTGATACAAATCTAAATAAGGAGGTTTTTAATAAAGTTGCAAATAAATGCTACATTCCTGCAAATGAGTTAATTTTAGAACTTATTGATGAATATGACTTTAAAGTAAATTATTCTATTACTGGCTGTTTTATAGAGCAATGTTTAGAGTTTAATGAGTATGTTTTGGATTTATTTAAGGATTTAGTTAAGACTGGAAATGTTGAGTTGATTGCTGAGACATATCATCACTCTTTATCAAGTTTGTATGAAAATGAGGAGGAGTTTATTGAAGATATAGAATTACATAAAAAATTATATAAGGATGTGTTTGGAGTAAAGCCAAAAATATTTAGAAATACTGAATTAATCTACAACAACAGAATTGCAAAAATATCTAAGGATTTAGGTTTTGAGGCAATATTTACAGAAGGTACTGAGAAAATATTAAGTTGGAGAAGTCCAAATTATTTGTATCAATCTCCTGATGGTATGAAAATTCTGTTGAGAAATTATAGGTTGAGCGATGACATTGGTTTTAGATTTTCAGCAAGGGATTGGGATCAATATCCATTAACCGCGGACAAATATGCATTATGGTTAGCATCGACACCCGGAGAGGTTATAAATATCTATATGGATTATGAAACTTTTGGAGAGCATCATTGGAAAGAATCTGGAATATTTGAATTTTTAAGATACTTACCTATTGAAATTTCAAAACATGAACACTTAGAGGTTGTTAATGTAAATGAAGTCGTTAAAAAATTAAAACCAAGAGGAGAAATTTATGTGCATGAATTTGCTACAATATCGTGGGCAGACACTGAAAGAGATGTTAGTGCGTGGTTAGGAAATAAAATGCAAAAAATATCCTTTGAAAAATTGAAAGAAATTGGAGAATTTATAAAAGAAAATAAAGATAAATTAAAAAAATCAGAAAAATTTGATGAAATCTATAAAATATATAAAATTTTGCAGACAAGTGATAACTTCTATTATCAATGCACCAAGGGCTTTGGAGATATGGATGTTCATATGTATTTTAGTCATTTTGACTCACCATTTGACGCCTATGCCTCTTATTTGAACATTTTGTATGACTTTGAATACTACTACATAAAAGATGAGATGAAAAAGTTAAATAATAGAAGTGATTATGATAGTAAAGAAAAATTAATTGTAAATAATGATATAGAAATAAAAAACATAAATGATAACAATAGCAAAGAATGTATTGAAAAGAATGAAGAGCCTAAAGATGAAAACGATAAATTTATAATAGCGTGA
- a CDS encoding glycoside hydrolase family 15 protein, producing MSGIVGNSSLLVKIGDYGEINYLFYPHVGYETHIFDSALAIYDKKIKWHWDDDWNIYQNYIPETNIFKTILEDDKIILTIKDLVPVSHNVLIRRLYIKNKLDKKISFKLFFYESLRIGENPTENTVKFLDDEECIVKFDKKYIFCIGSDKKIDSFQCGNRYSKNSAYIDVENGILKENKESSGLMTDSAICWNIEIDEKRSLAFNIYIIPQKFDGDLSIITEQLNIIKNNSENIKNLSLNYWRNYIGDIRKYINPELVSNSNICSIAKRALMILLMLCDKDGGIIASPSLHPDYRYVWGRDGSYIAIALDLYGIRGIPNRFFEFMSKVQNDDGSWLQNYYVNGNPRLTALQIDQVGSVLWAMDVHYRLSGDRRFVKRYWDTIEKAGNYLNCAGLNFTQCYDLWEEKFGVFAYTMGAIYAGLKCAYSMSKAVDKRGEVRHWEKTIEFLKKEVPKRFYLKEEGRFAKSINPLNKEVDISILGLSYPFNLIDVDDERMIKTAEDIEKSFNYKVGGIGRYPSDIYFGGNPWIISTLWLSLYYKRLSGILKEKNDERYNYFLQKSKKLFDWVVKYSFGGMFPEQIHKDLGIPMSAMPLGWSNAMFLISIYENDNIIIP from the coding sequence ATGAGCGGTATTGTAGGAAATAGCAGTTTATTAGTTAAAATTGGAGATTATGGAGAAATCAACTATTTATTTTATCCTCATGTTGGGTATGAAACTCATATATTTGATTCAGCATTGGCAATATACGACAAAAAAATAAAATGGCATTGGGATGATGATTGGAATATATACCAAAATTATATTCCTGAGACAAATATCTTTAAAACTATCTTAGAAGATGATAAGATTATATTAACAATTAAAGATTTAGTTCCAGTGTCTCACAATGTGTTAATTAGAAGATTGTATATAAAAAATAAATTGGATAAAAAAATATCCTTTAAATTGTTTTTTTATGAAAGTTTAAGAATCGGTGAAAATCCTACTGAAAACACTGTAAAATTCTTAGATGATGAAGAGTGTATTGTAAAGTTCGATAAAAAGTATATCTTCTGCATAGGTAGTGATAAAAAAATTGACTCATTTCAGTGCGGTAATAGATATAGTAAAAATAGTGCCTATATAGATGTTGAAAATGGTATATTAAAAGAAAATAAAGAAAGTTCTGGATTAATGACAGATAGTGCAATCTGTTGGAATATAGAAATTGATGAAAAAAGAAGTTTAGCATTTAATATTTATATAATTCCACAAAAATTTGATGGTGATTTATCAATAATTACTGAACAGTTGAATATAATTAAAAATAACAGTGAAAATATTAAGAATCTTTCATTAAACTACTGGAGAAACTATATAGGAGATATTAGGAAATATATAAATCCTGAATTAGTTTCAAATAGTAATATTTGCTCTATTGCTAAAAGAGCGTTGATGATTCTATTGATGCTTTGCGATAAAGATGGGGGTATTATTGCCTCTCCTTCATTACATCCTGATTATAGATATGTGTGGGGTAGGGATGGAAGTTATATAGCGATAGCCTTAGATTTATATGGAATTAGAGGAATTCCAAATAGATTTTTTGAATTTATGTCCAAAGTTCAGAATGATGATGGCTCTTGGCTCCAAAACTATTATGTTAATGGTAATCCAAGATTAACGGCATTACAGATTGATCAAGTTGGCTCTGTATTGTGGGCTATGGATGTGCATTATAGATTAAGTGGAGATAGGAGATTCGTTAAAAGATATTGGGATACAATAGAAAAGGCTGGAAATTATTTAAATTGTGCTGGTTTAAACTTTACTCAGTGCTATGATTTATGGGAAGAGAAGTTTGGAGTTTTTGCATATACAATGGGGGCAATATATGCTGGCTTAAAGTGTGCATACAGTATGAGTAAGGCGGTTGATAAAAGAGGGGAAGTTAGACATTGGGAAAAAACCATTGAATTTTTAAAAAAGGAAGTTCCTAAGAGATTTTATTTAAAAGAGGAAGGTAGATTTGCTAAATCTATAAATCCTCTAAATAAAGAGGTTGATATAAGTATATTAGGTTTAAGTTATCCATTCAATTTAATAGATGTAGATGATGAAAGAATGATAAAGACAGCAGAAGATATTGAAAAATCTTTTAATTACAAAGTTGGAGGAATTGGAAGATATCCGAGTGATATATACTTTGGAGGAAATCCTTGGATAATATCTACATTATGGTTGAGTTTATACTATAAAAGATTATCAGGAATTTTAAAAGAAAAAAATGATGAAAGATATAATTATTTCTTACAAAAATCAAAAAAATTATTTGATTGGGTAGTAAAATATAGTTTTGGAGGTATGTTTCCAGAACAGATACATAAAGATTTAGGAATTCCAATGTCTGCTATGCCATTAGGTTGGAGTAATGCAATGTTTCTTATCTCAATATACGAAAATGACAATATTATAATTCCATAA
- a CDS encoding winged helix-turn-helix domain-containing protein: MEDMWGKIGETAGRVYHLLEEGEKSLSNIERSLRKEGYNTNIVKMAIGWLAREDKIFVLKDGNKWIIKLK, translated from the coding sequence ATGGAAGATATGTGGGGAAAAATTGGAGAAACTGCTGGAAGAGTTTATCACCTATTAGAAGAAGGAGAAAAGAGCTTGTCTAATATAGAAAGAAGTTTAAGAAAAGAAGGATACAATACAAATATTGTAAAAATGGCAATTGGATGGTTAGCCAGAGAAGATAAGATATTTGTGCTAAAAGATGGAAATAAGTGGATTATCAAATTAAAATAA
- a CDS encoding glycosyltransferase family 4 protein, with protein MRIAMIAWEYPPRIVGGLAIHCKGLAEGLVRNGHRVDVITVGYDLPEYENINGVNVYRVKPITHPNFLTWTLFMAEEMEKKLGILGIDNYDVIHCHDWMTHFVGANLKHACKMPYVQSIHSTEIGRCGGLYSDDSRAIHTMEYLSTYESCQVITVSYSLKEEICSIFKTPEDKVKVIYNGINPWEFDINMSWEEILNFRRSIGVHDDEKMILFVGRLTYQKGVEYLIRAMPKILEKHNAKLVIAGSGDMRNYLEDLCYQLNIRHKVIFLGFVSKEMLKKLYKSADIVVIPSVYEPFGIVALEAMASGTPVVVSSVGGLREIITHEYNGVWVYPKNPDSIAWGVDRVLSDPNFRDYIVNNAKKDVYEKYSWDNIAKETVNVYKIAIEMMR; from the coding sequence ATGAGAATAGCAATGATAGCTTGGGAGTATCCTCCAAGGATTGTGGGGGGTTTGGCTATTCACTGTAAAGGTTTGGCAGAGGGTTTGGTTAGAAATGGACACAGAGTAGATGTTATAACAGTTGGCTACGATTTACCAGAGTATGAAAATATAAATGGAGTAAATGTATATAGAGTTAAACCCATAACTCATCCAAATTTTTTAACTTGGACTTTGTTTATGGCTGAAGAAATGGAAAAGAAATTGGGTATTTTAGGAATTGATAATTACGATGTTATTCATTGCCACGATTGGATGACACACTTTGTAGGGGCTAATTTAAAGCATGCATGTAAAATGCCCTATGTTCAGTCAATACATAGTACTGAAATTGGCAGATGTGGGGGATTATATTCTGACGATTCAAGGGCTATACATACGATGGAGTATTTATCTACATACGAATCCTGTCAAGTGATAACTGTAAGTTATTCTTTAAAGGAAGAAATTTGTTCTATATTTAAAACTCCTGAAGATAAAGTTAAAGTTATCTACAATGGAATAAATCCATGGGAATTCGATATTAATATGAGTTGGGAAGAGATTTTAAATTTTAGAAGAAGTATTGGTGTTCATGATGACGAAAAGATGATTCTATTTGTTGGAAGACTGACATATCAAAAAGGAGTTGAGTATTTAATAAGGGCAATGCCTAAAATTCTTGAAAAACATAATGCAAAATTAGTTATTGCTGGAAGTGGAGATATGAGAAACTATTTGGAAGATTTATGCTATCAATTAAATATAAGACACAAAGTAATTTTTTTAGGTTTTGTCAGTAAAGAAATGTTAAAGAAACTCTATAAATCTGCTGATATTGTAGTTATTCCCTCTGTCTATGAGCCTTTTGGAATCGTTGCATTGGAGGCAATGGCTTCTGGGACACCAGTGGTTGTTAGTTCGGTAGGAGGTTTGAGAGAGATTATAACCCATGAATATAACGGAGTTTGGGTTTATCCTAAGAATCCAGATTCAATTGCTTGGGGTGTAGATAGAGTTTTATCTGATCCAAATTTTAGGGATTATATTGTAAATAATGCAAAAAAAGATGTCTATGAAAAATACAGTTGGGACAATATAGCAAAAGAAACAGTTAATGTTTATAAAATAGCCATTGAAATGATGAGGTGA